The Nocardioides ginsengisegetis region ACGGCGTTTCGTTTTTGTGGCTCCAAATCCACATGTCGGAGCGACGTGTCACCGCATCTGATGCGGGGCCGTCGAAGTGACGGCCTCATCGCACCGATATAGGAGTACAGAGCACATGGCTCAGGGCACCGTTAAGTGGTTCAACGCCGAGAAGGGTTTCGGCTTCATTGCGCAGGAGGACGGCGGCGACGACGTCTTCGTGCACTACTCGGCCATCCAGACGCAGGGCTACAAGTCCCTGGATGAGAACCAGAAGGTTGAGTTCGACGTCACCCAGGGTCCGAAGGGCCCCCAGGCGGAGAACGTTCGCGCGATCTGATCTCGCGAACCTGAGGACCGGGCAGCACCTGTCCGACGTCTTCGTGTGACGAGGCCTCACCCCTTCGGGGGTGGGGCCTCGTTCCGTTTGTGCAGCGGCCGCCCGCGGAGTGACCCGGACGGGTGGTGTGGCACCACCCACACGGGTCAGATTTGGTTCAGAGCGTTTGGCGGTTGTGGCGCTCGGGCAGGCTTGTCACACGGGGGAGTCAATGTTGTCTTGTCACGAGGAGTCCAGGTGCACGACCAGTTCGACGTCACCCTTGAGGACGCCGACCTTCTCGGCGAGGTGGAGCTCACCACCAACCTGATCATCGCTGCGTCCGAGTCCGACGACCACCTGTCCGAGGGTCAGATCGACGACATCCTCGGCGTCGTCCCGCAGCCGCGCCAGGCCCAGTAGCCCGCGCCCCTTCTCTCCGTCGTCTCCTCTCGGGCCGGTGCCGCCGCGCGCCCTTGAACGCCATACCCCATGGGGGTAGCCTCGAGGCATGCCGGACGACGAGCACCAGCACGGATACATCCACCGCAAGGACGACTACCTCAAGCGGCTGCGCCGCATCGAGGGCCAGGCCCGCGGCCTCCAGCGGATGGTCGAGGAGGAGAAGTACTGCATCGACATCCTCACCCAGGTGTCCGCCGTGACCAAGGCCCTCCAGGCCGTCTCGATCGGCCTGCTCGAGGAGCACATGCAGCACTGCGTCGTCGACGCCGCCCGGGCCGGTGAGGCCGAGGCCCGCGAGAAGGTCGCCGAGGCCGTCGACGCCATCGCCCGGCTCGTCCGGTCCTGACCCAACGCTGAGGAGCGATCCATGTCTTCTGTCTCCACCACCTTCACCGTCACCGGCATGACCTGCGGCCACTGCGTCGCCTCGGTCACCGAGGAGATCTCCGAGATCGACGGGGTCCAGGACGTCGCCGTCGTCCTCGAGACCGGTGCCGTCACCGTCACCAGCAGCCACGAGCTGGACCGCGCGAGCGTCGAGGCTGCCGTGACCGAGGCGGGCTACGCACTGACATGAGCCCCCGATGAGCACCGACGTCGAGCTCGCGATCTCCGGGATGACGTGCGCGTCGTGCGCCAACCGGATCGAGCGCAAGCTCAACAAGCTCGAGGGCGTCACCGCGACGGTCAACTACGCCACCGAGCGGGCGCGCGTCACCTATCCGGGCACGCTCACGACCGACGACCTGGTCGCCACGGTCGAGGCGGCGGGGTACGCCGCGTCGCTGCCGCGCCCGGAGACCGACGACGCCCCGGAGGTCGACGTACTGCGTCGGCGGCTGGTGGTCGCCGCGGTGCTGAGCGTCCCGGTCCTGCTCCTGGGGATGGTGCCGGGCCTGGAGTTCCCCGGGTCGGGCTGGGTGTCCCTGGCGCTGACCACGCCGGTCGTGGTGTGGGCCGGCCTGCCGTTCCACCGTGCCGCGCTGGCCAACGCGCGACACCTGACGACCACCATGGACACGCTGGTGTCGGTGGGGGTCGGGTCGGCGTACGCCTGGTCGGTCGTGGCGCTGGTCATCGGCGGCCACCTCTACCTCGAGGCGGCGGCGGTCGTGACGACGTTCCTGCTGGCGGGGCGGTGGTTCGAGAAGCGGTCGAAGCGGCGGGCGGGCGCCGCGCTGCGCGCGTTGATGGAGCTCGGGGCCAAGGAGGTCACGGTGCTCCGCGACGGCGTCGAGCAGCTGGTGCCGGCCGAGCGGCTCGTGGCGGGTGACGTCTTCGTCGTGCGGCCGGGGGAGAAGGTCGCGACCGACGGGGTCGTGGAGAGCGGCACCTCGGCCGTCGACGCGTCGATGCTGACCGGCGAGTCCGTGCCGGTCGAGGTCGGGCCGGGCGACGAGGTCGTGGGCGCGACCGTCAACGCGGGCGGCCGGCTGGTCGTGCGCGCGACGCGCGTCGGGACCGACACACAGCTGGCGCAGATGGCGCGGCTGGTCGAGGAGGCCCAGAACGGCAAGGCGCAGGCCCAGCGGCTGGCCGACCGGATCTCCGGGGTGTTCGTGCCCGTCGTGATCGTGCTGGCGCTGCTGACCCTCGCCGGCTGGCTGCTGGCCGGCGGCACGGCCACCGAGGCGTTCACGGCGGCCGTCGCGGTCCTGATCATCGCCTGCCCGTGCGCGCTGGGGCTGGCCACGCCGACGGCGCTGATGGTCGGCACCGGCCGAGGCGCCCAGCTCGGCATCCTGATCCGCGGACCGGAGGTGCTGGAGTCCACGCGGCGCATCGACACCGTGGTGCTCGACAAGACCGGCACGGTCACCACCGGCCGGATGTCGCTGGTCTCCGTCGTGGCCGCGTCCGGTGACTCCGTCGAGGACGTACGCCGGCTCGCTGCGGCCGTCGAGGCCGCCTCGGAGCACCCCGTCGCGCGGGCCGTCGCGGTGGCGGTGCCGGCCCCGGAGCCGGTCGAGGACTTCGCCAACGAGCCGGGGCTCGGGGTGACCGGCCGGGTCGCGGGGATCCCCGTGGTCGTCGGGGGCGCCGGGCTGTTCGCCGACCGTGGCCTGGTCGTGCCCGACGACCTGGTCGCCGCGGTCGCCGCGGCCCAGGCGCTCGGACACGTCGCCGTGCTCGTCGGGTGGGACGGCCGCGCTCGCGGCGTGCTCGCGGTGGCTGACACGGTGAAGCCGACCTCGGCCGAGGCCGTCAGGTCGCTGCGCGAGCTGGGCCTGACGCCGGTGCTGCTGACCGGCGACCACGAGCGGGCCGCGCGGGCCATCGCCGCCGAGGTGGGCATCGAGCGGGTCGTCGCCGGGGTGCTGCCCTCCGGCAAGGTCGACGAGATCCGCCGCCTGCAGGCCGAGGGCCGGGTCGTCGCGATGGTGGGTGACGGTGTCAACGATGCCGCTGCCCTGGCACAGGCCGACCTCGGGCTCGCGATGGGCACCGGGACCGATGTGGCGATCCAGGCCAGTGACCTGACGCTGGTCCGCGGGGACCTGCGGGTGGCGGCGGTCGCCGTACGGCTGGCGCGGCGGACGCTCGGCACCATCAAGGGCAACCTCTTCTGGGCGTTCGCCTACAACGTGGCCGCGCTGCCGCTGGCCGCGGCCGGGCTGCTCGACCCGATGATCGCCGGGGCCGCGATGGCGCTGTCGTCGGTGTTCGTGGTCAGCAACAGCCTGCGCCTGCGCCGCTTCTCCTGACCGGGTCAGCAGGTGGCGAAGAGGAGCGGGCCGCTGCTCAGGTCCGAGAGGACGTAGGCGCCCTCCACCGGGGTGAGGTCCATCGTCACGAGCGAACCGTCGGCGGCGACCTTGCCCAGCTTGAAGCGATCGGCGAAGTCGCCACCCTGGCCGGGGGCCGGGCCGCTGGCGAGGGCGGCGCGCGAGTCGGCGTTGGTCCTGGCCTGGTCGTCGGACTCGAAGCCCATGACGACGAGCACGTGGCCGGAGGGCTGCACCGACATCGCGAAGGCGCTGATCGGGTTGACCTTGCCGGCCTGCGTGACCAGCGACTCGGCCTCCTGCTGGTCGGAGGGGTCGGCCTGGCTCATCGCGAGCGCCGAGCAGGTGTAGTCACCGGTGTAGACCGAGGCGGCGAGCGGCTCGCCCGAGGCGTCGGTGACGTCGGCGAGGCCGTCGGGTCCGCCGTCGTCGAGGTGGCCGATCGCCGTGTGGAGGTAGTCGGCGGTGTCGCTGGTCAGCACCAGGTGGTCGTCCTCGTCGAGGGCGACGTACTGCAGCTCGGGCGTCAGCCCGGCCGCGATCGAGGGGAGCAACGACCCGCCGCCCAGCCAGACGCCCTTGTCGTCGGACGGCCGTGTGAAGCCGAGGCCCGTCAGGTGGGTCTCGAGGGAGGCGAAGTCGGTCGAATCGGGCATCCGCAGCATCACGACCGCGCCCTGCTTGGACTGGCTGAACAGCTCCCACTGCACCGACGCGGGGGAGAAGCCGAACTGCTGCTGCAGGACGTCGGCCGACTCCAGCAGGGCCGAGGACGGGCTGAGGTCGCGCTCGTAGGCCTTGTTCAGGAACGCGTCCATGTCGTGCACCGAGGAGTCGGCGGACAGGGAGGCGCCCAGCTCGGTGCGCACGGCGGCCCAGTCGGTCCACGACAGCCGCTCCGCGTCGGGCGGGGCCATGTGGACGGCCCGCTCGAAGTCGGTGCCGCTGGAGGCGCGCCACCACAGGAAGCCACCGGCGACGAGGGCGAGCACGAGCACGCCGACGCCCGCGAGGACTGTCCGCTGCGGCACTGGCTCTCCTGATCGGGCTCGGGTGATGTGAGACTACTGGCATGCCCCAGAGGGACGTGCTCGCCGCCGGCGCCGTGGTCTTCCGTCCCGGGAAGCGCGTGCTCCTGGTCCATCGCCCCAAGTACGACGACTGGTCCTTCCCCAAGGGCAAGGTCGACCCGGGCGAGCACGTGACGGCGGCGGCG contains the following coding sequences:
- a CDS encoding heavy-metal-associated domain-containing protein, which translates into the protein MSSVSTTFTVTGMTCGHCVASVTEEISEIDGVQDVAVVLETGAVTVTSSHELDRASVEAAVTEAGYALT
- a CDS encoding metal-sensitive transcriptional regulator; this encodes MPDDEHQHGYIHRKDDYLKRLRRIEGQARGLQRMVEEEKYCIDILTQVSAVTKALQAVSIGLLEEHMQHCVVDAARAGEAEAREKVAEAVDAIARLVRS
- a CDS encoding heavy metal translocating P-type ATPase, yielding MSTDVELAISGMTCASCANRIERKLNKLEGVTATVNYATERARVTYPGTLTTDDLVATVEAAGYAASLPRPETDDAPEVDVLRRRLVVAAVLSVPVLLLGMVPGLEFPGSGWVSLALTTPVVVWAGLPFHRAALANARHLTTTMDTLVSVGVGSAYAWSVVALVIGGHLYLEAAAVVTTFLLAGRWFEKRSKRRAGAALRALMELGAKEVTVLRDGVEQLVPAERLVAGDVFVVRPGEKVATDGVVESGTSAVDASMLTGESVPVEVGPGDEVVGATVNAGGRLVVRATRVGTDTQLAQMARLVEEAQNGKAQAQRLADRISGVFVPVVIVLALLTLAGWLLAGGTATEAFTAAVAVLIIACPCALGLATPTALMVGTGRGAQLGILIRGPEVLESTRRIDTVVLDKTGTVTTGRMSLVSVVAASGDSVEDVRRLAAAVEAASEHPVARAVAVAVPAPEPVEDFANEPGLGVTGRVAGIPVVVGGAGLFADRGLVVPDDLVAAVAAAQALGHVAVLVGWDGRARGVLAVADTVKPTSAEAVRSLRELGLTPVLLTGDHERAARAIAAEVGIERVVAGVLPSGKVDEIRRLQAEGRVVAMVGDGVNDAAALAQADLGLAMGTGTDVAIQASDLTLVRGDLRVAAVAVRLARRTLGTIKGNLFWAFAYNVAALPLAAAGLLDPMIAGAAMALSSVFVVSNSLRLRRFS
- a CDS encoding cold-shock protein; amino-acid sequence: MAQGTVKWFNAEKGFGFIAQEDGGDDVFVHYSAIQTQGYKSLDENQKVEFDVTQGPKGPQAENVRAI